The Amaranthus tricolor cultivar Red isolate AtriRed21 chromosome 14, ASM2621246v1, whole genome shotgun sequence DNA window aCCTCTTGGATATTGCTACGAATGAGAGCAAATGCGATCAAAAGCTAAATACACATCAAAAGCCCTTCAAAGCATAGGTTTTACTCCCACCCTAGTTCTCAGGTTTCAGCTCCTCGTAGTCGTTTCTCaactattttattattctttcttATTCATattaagtgtctcatttattttatacacttattcaattcttaatatatcaaattatatgcaattaaaaattataaaaaataatattaataaaatttacattaaaatgaaTCTATTGTGAATGGACAATGATATTTGGTGAAGAACAAACAACTATAAAATGCACAAAGAAACCAACCAAAATAAAGCAAGAACAAAAATGGACAAACACATAAGAATTATGTTGCCTCAATGAGAAGCCACACACAATATATCAACATACATCAATGAGAAGCCACACACAAGCTTTGAGAACACACTCATAAAGCAAATACCTCACCTTTAATCGTGGTCTCACACAGACAAGCTAATACAAGGGTGAAGGAACTCTAATGGTGTAAACCCTAGTTGCCTCACTTGTATTAGTCTCTCACTAATCCTAATGATGTCTTAAGACCCCTTTTATAATCCCATAACATATTAGGAAGCCTTAGGACAAAACCCCAAAAGCCCACTACAAATCGGAAATAAAACAGAATACTCGTGTTTTTGGGTGCTGTAGGCCGCTCGACCTGGGTTCCAGAAGCTACTGGATTGAATATGTTGCATTGCTTGACCGAGCCATTGAGCTCGACCATTCGAGCAATCCTTTCTTTGGCATTTCCTTGCTATTATCAAAGCACACCAAGTTTCCACCTTGATCACTTCATCATATGATCCAAACTTATAACACTCACTTCTTTGCTTTAAATTGTGCAAGATACTGCGTGAGCTATGAGGTGCTCGAAGTCTTTACCAATGGCATGAGATTTAGGACTTGGCACAacagaatcaaataagatcctatatggctatgttttaacttatagattaataataaaatacaatttaagaaTCATATATAAATAGTGCCCCAAACGTTAATAGGACacctaagatgaataggaggaaatattttatttttgtaccTTGTTTTGCTTACTTCCATAAAAAAGCgagaaatcaaaattaatttatttatttcatttttctctATAATTAATGAGCTCCTTCTACTACATACCATTCATGCAGAGTTAAAACAACTTGTGGTCGTTTCCACAATCACATCGTTATTTCCACTTTCCATACATTGAATTGTCAATATAACCATTTAATCTAAGAAGAAACTGCTATGTTATTCGAATAAGTGGAACATCGTCAACTCATAATGAAACTAAAAAGGCTAAACttaatctaaaaaaaaacatgtatTCCACTATTAAACTCGCTCTCAATCagaaatgttaaaaaaaatattcgaTTTGAATTATCTGATATGTAATTTTAAAATCGgacaatttattattttatagaaaattGGATATTCGGTTTATAAATTGAATATCAGATCTATAATCGGAATATTTATAAACTCAGATATTCAGATATATTcagatattatttgattttataattttcttattattttattatatatatatatatatatatatatatatatatatatatatatatatatatatatatatatatatatatatatatatatatatatatatatatatatatatatatatatatatatatatatatatatatatatatatatatatatatatatatatatatatatatatatatatatatatatatatatatatatatatatatatatatatatatatatatatatatatatatatatatactgatCTCTATGCACTCAAAAATTAAACTACAATAATCCTTAAACTTTCCTGTTACACTTATACTTGATCTctcttatactccctccaattctacACTAAtatcccatttgctttttggatattatttatttcttactcttaatttgcatttttattattaatctataagttaaaatatagtcatgtgggatcttgtatgattcgtctcaatgcaaggattattcatatcaacttttcataatttttaataatgcacaattagagatattaaagattgaataaatGCTTGGATAGAGTGTATAAGGTAAATAGGACATTAGTGGCGAATTGAAGGAAGTAATATTCcattatttcaaattttgaattatctCCGCTTCTCATCAAATCACTTCAACTATAACCAAATTTGGAATCAATTTTCCACAAACGAATACTTCCTTTGTTCcattatacttattttattcGACAGTTTCAAATAAGCTCGAGGGCATTCATATTTTTTCTCTCTTTGGTTCCCAAGCCTATATAAAACTATTGTATATCCTTGTACATATGTAAGTAAGATCATTTGTTGATTAGCAATTGAGAATTGAGTTTAGAGCCACATTCAAATACTTAGGTTTAGTGAGAGGGTATTGGGGTTTTATCTTCTTTTCTCATCTTGTATAATCCTAAAGGGGGATTCTCATCAAAAAAtggattataatttataatcaatACTCAAGTGTAATAATATTCATTTAATTGTTAAGGGTTGAGTTTTATAGTCTAGTATCACgttaatattagaatttttttctACCTTTTAAATTGTGTGttgttttcattattttacattttcttttttgatcatGCTTGAGTTCTTTCTTGATTTATTTAGATCAAACTATAACAATATTAGTACAATGGTTTTAGTTCATAAATTTCTCCttgaaattcaagaaaaaatggcaaaaaataTTATGTCCTTAATCATTACTatgaaaaacatataaaattagAGTATGAGTTTAAGTAACATATGAGGTGGAATAAAAAGAGGTAAGAGAAAAGATTTAGTATACGTACCAACATAAAAGGCATGGTTATGAATGCTCTTAAGAGGTAAAACAATTTTGTGTGGTTAGAAAAAATTCAAACCACAATTTGTAGTTTAATCTGGTTTATATACCCATAAGTCAAACCACAATTTGTAGTTTATATACGTACCAACTTGTATAAGACTGTCTTACGGTGAGACAATCTCAAAACAAAAACTCCATAAGtcaaaagtttctattattaggcTGTTTAACTCAAGTATAAGGCATGCTTTTAATTTACAATAATTCTTGATTGAGgacgtctcaccgtgagacgactTCAATCGGGTAAACTCAAACTGTTTAAAGAATAACCACTTCATGTAAATGTTGAAATTCAgttttttataggtttttttgtgtgttttacTAATAGACTGCTTGTAAGGGCTCGTCTTACTGTGAGAATGTCTCATATAAGACTTCTTGTTTAATTTATATTACATTTTAGGAACATAATAAGTTTTAGTCGCTCTAATTTTGATATCTTTTAATACTTATGATCTTCACatgtttttcactaactttattttaacatttttataatatttatgatcctcacatgttttcttattttatataatttttatagtgTTTGTGGtctttttatacaatttaataaaataatattttaatcgccatataaaaaattcaattttttttataaattcccGTGAATATTAATTGCGAAACATCAAATAAAAACGGAGTAAATAGTATGAGAAGGGTACAAGACCACATATGTGGATATAGGATGTCCTTTAGTTGGGTTACTTGATCTATTTATACTCCTGTTTTGCATTACAATCCTTCATACTCAACACCTTAGAAAACGCATTCTCAATTTTCCTCTTTCTCTTTAATTCTCTTCTAAATAAAAGGGAAGTTGCTTAAAAATATGGCTCTTTGTGGAAAGAGTAATAACTATTCTAGTGTTGATATGGAAGTGGGAAAAGAATTAGTTTTAGGTGCATGGGATTATAAAGGTCGTCCTGCTGAACGTTCTAAAACTGGTGGTTGGAAGGCTGCGGCCATGATCCTAGGTCATTTTACTcaatttttctcttttctcttaTACTCCATaatgaaatcaatttttatACATTTAATATTTTCCCGTTctgataaagtatataacatatcatagaGCGCACGTCTTCTAATCACCATTATCTTAAATTTCTAGTTGAgtttgtcaaggaaccaactcaatcaaaagcgtAAGCTGATGGTTGATGCCTTCGGATATGTTTTATACTCTaatacgccccctcacacgagatccctttgggctagaagtgtaaATGCAACACATGTCCTTTTCATACCTGgcgctaaatatttcactttaaatgacagggggttgagattcaaacctgTGACTTTTTGTCACGAtggcttttgataccatgtcaagaaaccaactcaaccaaaaacttaagctgatggttgaggcctccAAATATGTTTTATACTCCAACAAGAGTTGGTTCCTTAAGTAGAGCGAGGTACCATCTTTTGGTATAATTATGATCCAAATAGGTTTACTCAACCAGTTCATTTAGCTTTTAATAAATTGAATTCTAATATTTTCCATTTGAGCAAAATTTTATACAAtatcttaagaaaaataaaccATATGTAATCTAACATCGAAAATTAGAGAAGGTTGACTAACAGACAAATTTGTTGGGATATATATTATACTCCTATCACCAATTGATTTTAGGATGGAATCTAATTAGAATTTCTATGCGTTCAACTCTCTGAATCATGTTGTGTACATGctcaataacaaatttatcgaTATATAGATAGTACGTTTatattttagattattaataattGTACAAGATGAGTGACCATACAAAAGTGAGAAAGCTAGATTAAAGAGTATAGAATGTGAAAAAAAGTGTTGTATGAAAGATGTACATGTTTTGCAGGAGGGGAAGCATGTGAAAGATTGACAACACTAGGGATAGCTGTTAATTTGGTGACATATTTAACAGGAGTTATGCATTTAGGCAATGCTGCTTCTGCTAATACTGTCACTAATTTCATGGGCACTTCTTTTATGCTTTGCTTGCTTGGCGGTTTTATTGCTGACACTTTTCTTGGACGGTTAGTCTAATTCAATTACTTCTacattaattttactttattttttttacttttttctttttcgcaCCACCTAAAAACTTAGATGTGttattcgggtcatcgggttgatttcgggtCAGGTTTTCGGATCGGTTCACAATCGGGTTTTCAACATTGCTTTTACTTATTAGTAAATCCATTTTTAAATCAGATCAAATCGTGTTCGGTTATAAGATCGGGTGAAAATCGAGTCATcgagtctgttttgaacacctctaaaaaACTACGTCACTTAAGCCCTATTTAATTTACCTTGAAAAATAagtaattagtataaataaattttaatcagtaaaaaataattttgataaaaaaatcagttacagtcaataaaaatagttatatttagtaaaaatcaattttattagTGAAGCTTTTATTTGAGTtgattttaataagtaaaagtGAGTTATAATTATAACTAAAAAATGATTACAATCACTAAAAATTAAATCCACACAGTGATTTTATagatttaaattttatgtttattttagtGATTTCTAATTCTCTTTGCTATGAACAGGTATCTAACCATTGCTATATTCGCCACAGTTCAAGCATCGGTAAGCCCAACAATTACTTGTTCATTTATACAACTTGAATAATTAATggacttttttttttagcataATTAGATTATATCCTTTCTATAGACTATGCTAATTGCTAACAAGTAGCATTCTTAATCAAAGGAATGGATTAATTGATTGCTTAGGTTTtactttttcaaaattacaacatGATACTAAAACTTATGGCCTTATGGGTCCACACTCTTATCTCCTTCTAAATTTTTTAGTATATGGGATGAATTGTCTCACATCGTTGAATTAAAGATAGTATATGTGAACAATTTTAAGTTATTAGAACCCTTTCTTTTATTGCCCTGTGATTTTAAGATGATATCTCTTTGTCTTTTAAAGTATACATCTtatatttttcgattttatacTGACATTCACAATTATTATTCAATTGAATATATAAGCCATGACTATTTATAATATGGACCAAGTAATAttgcttcattttttttaatttccattTACGTTTAACaatcttcaaaataatttttaaactcCAATATCTCTATATTctcatcaaataaaatttttaagaagTGCATGATAAAAGTCTATGCATTTAAAAGAATCTAAGTATATCACATGCGAatatatagtatttttatatatcTCTTAtaaaacttatttaattttttttattaaaaataaatcttctgaatggaaaaaatattaaagtagCAACAAAGTGGCTTGATGgattcatattttatttaatattatatggGAAAGTTGAGATTAAAGTTTACAGAGATGGATATCCACGGATCACTTTATAACATGCACATAAGACATCCTGATCATTATgagaattattgattttttactacataagtttatttatgtaaataattaaaaaaattgtaattgtATCGATATcaaatatttatgatttttaaagtatataatatataatataaactaGCTAACTACGTGGCACATTGATAGTACACAAGCCCTTAGATAGGAATGGACGACACAAAGCTTAACAATACAAAAGTTCCCTAATCTCACAATTTTAATGCCCATTTGGTCACAAGTCCACGCAACTGGACTCGGCATTACATACTATAACAACTATCATATTTATGAATTAAAAGACTTTGATTCTAGTCTCTAGACTTTTTTAATATGTTGGATTAAACTATAAATTAATAGTtggtattttaaattttgattgaaatatAGGGTGTGGCAGTATTAACcatatcaacaataatctcaAGCCTTCGACCACCGCCATGCGCAGCCAATTCAGATGCTTGCATACCGGCCACAGACACACAACTCGGTGTGCTCTACCTAGCACTATACCTCACCGCGCTAGGCACAGGCGGAGTAAAGTCAAGTGTGTCTGGTTTTGGATCAGATCAATTTGATGAAACAAACAAGGAAGAAAAGGCACAAatgttaaagttttttaattggTTCTTTTTCTTCATAAGTTTAGGGTCACTTGCTGCGGTGACAGTATTGGTGTACATACAAGATAATATGGGCAGGCAGTGGGGTTATGGAATATGTGCTAGTGCTATAATGTTAGCACTAGTAGTGTTCCTAATTGGAACAAGACGCTACCGTTTTAAGAAGCTTGTGGGAAGCCCATTGACCCAAATAGCCTCTGTATTTGTGGCAGCTTGGAGGAAAAGGCACATGGAGATACCTTCTGATTCATCCCTTCTTTTCAAGATTGATGATTTGTTAGATAGTGGCAAAAATATAAAGCAAAAATTGCCTCATAGTAAACAATTCAGGTACCTCCTATCATTTGATCTTGTTCTTTTGatgattaatttataatttataatttagaaTCATTAATAGTGAAGTTATGGGGTGTTTGACAAAATAGCTTATTAAACAATTGTCAAACAAACCAATGCTAATGTCGGTAAACTAGATGGTTGAAACAACTTTTTGTTATGAATAAGCTGGCTTTTAACAAGCTGTACATATCACCGAGTTTAAAATCAGCCAgtcaaaccaattaataaaatcagcCAGTCAAACTAGCTATTATAATCAACTTTTAGTCGTTTGCGAAACACCCTATATAACAATGTGAAGTCTAATGCATGCGCTTTTTAAAATGCTAATATGCATAATTAGTTAATTATacataagaaaattataaaatttgatttattgaaattaaatattgagacgaatcaattAAAATCTcggatgaatatatatatatatatatatatatatatatatatatatatatatatatatatatatatatatatatatatatatatatatagtattattatTCGCATAATTTATTGATGTTTCAactttattaatgtttttacgTTTTCCAAATCGATAATCAAAACTAATCTTTCTGTTTCTCTTAATTTGAACCACTTTCTATTTTATATTATCTCACTCATTTTGCATGTTTTTTTTGGCAATGGTTTTACTATCTTTCTTTTAACATCATTCACAAACTTGTTATCCGTCTTAATCTCAACTACTTATTTTCTATCTTCCACTTGTTTTTTTAgtcttattttctattctatttTCTTTTGCCACTAAATTTTCACTTAAAAAATATCGATTGCATTCTGAGTGCGACAAAGGGAGTATAAGAATAAATAGTATGCTTGTTAAGACTATGTATGTATAGTCTTCTTCTCCATTAGGCTTTTTCCAATAAATGGTGACTCGAAGCACATAGTTGATTAACTCAAAGTTGTAAATATTAATATGTTGTTGAtgaatattataaatgatataTAATAAATGAGTTACGGATTAAATAAGTAAATGAGATtgatagaaaaattaaaattgtaaatgaaattaaaacagAATTGTAAAGAGTATGGACAATTATTAATGAATAGAGATGTAAAACAAATCCAATATCctaagataaaaaaatagatGTAGAGCAAGTGAAAGTGGGACAATTATGAGCCACTAAATGTGAGTAAAAGTTGAATTATGAATTATCCAATAATCTTACTTGCATTTTAGTTGGTGAAGGTGACGTGAAATATCATAgaacacacataaaaaaaaaaaaaaaaaagcaaatccCTCATCCAATCAAATTAACATTATTAGTTTTTCTATTTCACAatattaattacttttatttttaaaagtttcaaGTATATTTTGAGCTTTTCATAAATAAActttacaaaaaattataattaatatatacatTGAGAACAATctattataaacataaatatattttagttttttatatcaatggaaaaaaatagttaaatacggttaataatataaaaaggtGGGTGTAAATGGCTAATGAAATGATTAATATTTATTGAAACTTCCTATGAGAATTTTACACTCTACAACTACTATTTTAAGTGGTCGTAATTAATTAATCCTAAAGCGAAGCGAATTTAATACTCCTAATGACTATGACAATAGGATTAATTTAGGCCAATTATGAGCACAAAAGATTGTGCTCATTTACATTGCATGCACAATCAGCTTCTGTGGAAGCGTGCATTGTGACATTGTGTAATTGCGTGTGCATGAAGTAACTATAGAAGTAATGTTGTAGACCGTTAATAGTAGTAATAGTTATCAAcacaaaatttgaaattgatatAAATATTAGTTTATTCATATTAGaggcttaaaatttattttaaagagtatacaaagagaaaaataatagaaaattttctAAAATGGATAATATGTCGCCaaatttaattgatatttagtctatttttcattatttttcttagaTATAGCTTATAAGAGAGTCAATTCCCAGaataatgttttaaaaaaaaaaatttcccatctacatgcgatctatgtcgtacgaggtagttcttgtccccagtcctcctatcgatcgcatgtagttgacgttgggtgtcacaggcttgcggaattacctgctccaaaccgaattgacgcatgacacgatccgggagatgtagctcgacgatgtcaaagcaaataagaggacaacgcgatctccaaatctcgtggcccgatgtacatatgtgcggtagagcttccatcttagccgctgtgtaaggctgccatgtcaactgggcccggcatcgccatgatcgctgttacgTGTTTTTCATcgccataagtgttataaaaatcataaaaatatcatgacttccctcgcattatccaaatttgcaaccaattcaacatgtttttcaATGGGATAATGATCTTTCATGTGATATCTCCACCAATTTGCTACCAATATCATGACTTcctcaccccaatacactataacgggaagtgtaaatttgaatacaagaatttgtgatactaaggtattagaacacttattataaggttcatttcaaatataaaagctaaaaataccatgaatatatacaaaaaccattaaactaaccctacaaagtaataaactttcattgaagcatttcatcaaacactttatatgcatacaaaacaaatcctaaaattcaactacaaatgtgtaaaacgtaagcttaaatcatgaaaacaatagaatgtaacaaacaattaacgtttttataacttcaattcaaacaata harbors:
- the LOC130799836 gene encoding protein NRT1/ PTR FAMILY 6.3-like translates to MALCGKSNNYSSVDMEVGKELVLGAWDYKGRPAERSKTGGWKAAAMILGGEACERLTTLGIAVNLVTYLTGVMHLGNAASANTVTNFMGTSFMLCLLGGFIADTFLGRYLTIAIFATVQASGVAVLTISTIISSLRPPPCAANSDACIPATDTQLGVLYLALYLTALGTGGVKSSVSGFGSDQFDETNKEEKAQMLKFFNWFFFFISLGSLAAVTVLVYIQDNMGRQWGYGICASAIMLALVVFLIGTRRYRFKKLVGSPLTQIASVFVAAWRKRHMEIPSDSSLLFKIDDLLDSGKNIKQKLPHSKQFRFLDKAAIKDPQMPAIVTNVNKWYLATLTDVEEVKLVLRMLPIWATTIIFWTIYAQMSTFSVSQATTMDRHIGKTFEIPAASLTVFFVGSILITVPIYDRVVVPIAKRLLHNPQGLSPLQRIGVGLVFSIISMVSAALVEIRRLKVAQNAGLVNKPHEVVPISVFWLIPQFFFVGGGEAFTYIGQLDFFLRECPKGMKTMSTGLFLTTLSLGFFISSVLVSVVHKITGDTHPWIADNLNQGRLDYFYWLLAGLSSLNLLVYLVFAKWYVYKETWLAEQGYVVEEENGPTCH